ATAAATTCATAGAAGCAATTCGAATCTTCTGATTCACTGCTTTTATCTTTAATTAAATCATAAATATTAATTGGCATCTCAGAATTTTTTATAAACAATACCCTGGCAGAAAGGAAACAACTAAAAATAGTATTTAGCTTATCTGAATATTGTTCTAATTTTTCAGGGATTTTAATTATATCAAAAAATTTGCTGTATATTTTTCTCACATCTGGATCATAATCTGTTGTTAGAAGGTTGCTATGAAAATATAGCCCAAAGCAATTTTGATGATACTCAACTGTACAATTTGAGAATAAATATGTAATTTGTTCCGGTAATAAACAATTTAATTCAGCCAATCCAACTAAATTTTTTATAAAAATAGTTTATTACATCCGTATCTGACACTTCATTATTATCTAATATGATTCCACCTTTCGTGTTTTTTATAGCGGAAAAGAAATGTTCATATAAGTACTTGTACTCATGATTTTTAGAAGAAGATACAGGGGCAAGCACCTTTATACCATGATTTTCAAGATATTTTCTTTGTGAAGAATAATTTTCTTTTTGCAACAAAAATCTCGGAGGGGAAACTTCTGAATTTTTTTCAATCCATTTAATGATTTGCTTCAAGTTGCTATCACTGTATGAATAGCCTAAAAACAAGACTGTAGTAGTAGATAATATATGCTTTAAAAAGTTATCAAAGATGGGATTGTTGATACTGTAATTTAAATAATCATCTTCTTTAAAGACAATATTATGGGTATCAAAACTACCATGAACTTTAATTAGTTTTTTTGGCAGGTTAGATTTTATTAAATCAGATTCTGTCTTAATAACATCATAAAATAATCCATTATTGGAAACTGTTTTTTCCAGCAGGTTGTCCCAATTGGTGGTGATAACATATTTGGGTTTTAATAATTGAAATACTTGAAGGTGAAGATCTGATGGTTCTGCATGCAAAGGTACAAATTCTCTCAATTTTTGATATAGCTTGTACTCACCAAATTCAAGATAGTATAGCTCTGCTATTTTGAGAAAATCTGTTTCTTGGGTATTTAAATCATTCTTTAAAGCAATCATCAACTCTCCCCAAGAGGGAAATTTGATTGTTGCCGTTTCAGAAAATTTGGAAAATCCCGCCCCGATAAAAACAGTCAGGTTATCGTTTTCTTGAGCGGTTATGATGGAATCAATGTCGGCTTGAGTAAATTTCATTTTATTCTTTGTTCAATAAGCAAATTTTAATTATTTTAGCATACTCTTTATCGCTTAAAATGAAAAAGGTGGGCAAGAATGCCCACCCTACGGTTTTTCAAACAGCCTCCAAACCTCGTCTGAAAGCCCCCAAACCACCGCCGATTATTCCACCCACTGAACAACATCCCCCACCGCCTGACGCGTTTTGGCGCGCTTAGGTTCGTCCGCACGGTAGCCGAATGCCGCCATCACGCTGACGCCGTATTCGCGCGGGCCGAGACCTTTGCAAAATTCCCCAAAATCCCCTAAATTCCCACCAAGACATTTAGGGGATTTTCCATGAGCACCTTCTTCCAGCAAACCGCACAAGCCATGATTGCCAAACACATCGACCGCTTCCCGCTATTGAAGTTGGATCAGGTGATTGATTGGCAGCCGATCGAACAATACCTGAATCGTCAAAGAACCCGTTACCTTAGAGACCACCGAGGGCGTCCTGCCTATCCCCTGTTGTCCATGTTCAAAGCCGTCCTGCTCGGACAATGGCACAGCCTCTCCGATCCCGAACTCGAACACAGCCTCATCACCCGCATCGATTTCAACCTGTTTTGCCGTTTTGACGAACTGAACATCCCCGATTACAGCACCTTATGCCGCTACCGCAACCGGCTGGCGCAAGACGACACCCTGTCCGAATTGCTGGAACTGATTAACCGACAACTGGCCGAAAAAAACCTAAAAGTAGAGAAGGCATCCGCCGCCGTCGTTGACGCCACCATTATTCAGACCGCCGGCAGCAAACAGCGTCAGGCCATAGAAGTCGATGAAGAAGGACAAGTCAGCGGACAAACCACACCGAGTAAGGACAAAGATGCCCGTTGGACAAAGAAAAACGGTTTATACAGACTCGGTTACAAACAACATACCCGCACCGATGAGGAAGGCTATATCGAGAAACTGCAGATTACCCCCGCCAATACCCATGAGTGCAACCACCTGTTGCCTTTGCTGGAAGGCATTGCCGAAGGTACGACCGTCTATGCCGATAAAGGCTACGACAGTAAGGAAAACCGGCAACATCTGGAAGAGCATCAGTTGTTAGACGGCATTATGCGCAAAGCCCACCGCAATCGTCCGCTGACGGAAGTGCAAACCAAACGCAACCGATATTTGTCGAAGACCCGTTATGTGGTCGAACAAAGCTTCGGTACGCTGCACCGTAAATTCCGCTACGCCCGGGCAGCCTATTTTGGTCTGCTCAAAGTGAGTGCGCAAAGCCATCTAAAGGCGATGTGTTTGAACCTGTTGAAAGCGGCTAACAGGCTAAGTGTGCCTGTTGCCGCCTAAAAGGCGGCCCGGATGCCTGATTATGGGGCGTCCGGGGAGGATTAAGGGGGTGTTTGGGTAGAATCAGTGGATATTTGAAACGAAAACAGCCGAAAACCTGTGTTGGGGTTTCGGTTGTCGGAGGAAGGGCTTTTTTGCAAAGGTCTCAAATTTTAATTATTTTAGCATACTCTTTATCGCTTAAAATGAAAAAGGTGGGCAAGAATGCCCACCCTACGGTTTTTCAAACAGCCTCCAAACCTCGTCTGAAAGCCCCCAAACCACCGCCGATTATTCCACCCACTGAACAACATCCCCCACCGCCTGACGCGTTTTGGCGCGCTTAGGTTCGTCCGCACGGTAGCCGAATGCCGCCATCACGCTGACGCCGTATTCGCGCGGGCCGATTAAGCCTTTGTCGGCAAGCAGTTTTTCCACATTTGCCTTTTGAAAACCCTCAATCGGCGTGGAATCGATGCCGATAAGCGCGGCGGTGGTCATCATATTGGCAAGGGCGATATAGGTCTGCTTTGCCGCCCAGTCACCAAAAGCGTGCGCATTACCCGCAATGGCGAAATCCGATTCGGCAAACTGCCTGAAAAAGCCCTGCATCATGGCGACGGTTTCAGACGACATCCCATGCACGCCCCCCAGATTTTCTCCTGATAACCGCCTGCATGGCAGCCTGCGTGCGCGCCAACAAAATCACAAAATGGCTGCAATCGGCAATCTTTTCCGCCACGCCCCATGCCAAAGGTTTGAGTTCGGCGCGCAGTGCTGGGATTACGGCTTGTTTGTCGGCGACCATGGTTATCCTCGTTAAATTGTCTTGAAATCAAGCTAAATATCAAATGGAAATTGGCTTGAAATCAAGATAAAATAACGGCAAACCCACTGCCTAAAAGGAAAAACATGACCGCACACGCCGATGCCCCCGCCCTTGCCGTAGCTCAATGGAAACGCGAAATGCCCGAATTGGCAGCCGAAAATATGCTTTTAATAGGTCGTCTGAAACGCACCGCCGCCCTGATTTCCCGCGAGCTGGACAAAGTTTACGCACAATACGGACTCGCCGAAGGCTCCTTTGACGTACTCGCCACCCTGCGCCGTAGCGGCGCCCCCTACACTCTCACCCCGACCGAACTGTTCTCCTCGCTGATGGTAACATCAGGTACCATGACTACGCGCCTGAAAAACTTGGAAAACCAAGGGCTAATTGACCGCCTGCCCAACCCCGACGATGCGCGAAGTATGCTGGTGCGTTTGACCGATAAAGGCAAAGAATTGATTGAGAAAGCTTTGTTTCCGCATGTGGAGAACGAAAAGCGGCTGATGAAAAAATTAGATTTAAAAACCAAAACATCGCTTGAATACGGACTGGAGACATGGCTGGAGGTTTTGGAGGGAAGTAGGTAAAAGGTCGTCTGAAAACGCGACATTCCGTTTTCAGACGACCTCAGTTTATTGTGCAGACTTTTTCTTCTCCAGCCGCTTCAATTGCTTGGCGGCATATTTGTTGCCTGCCTCGGCGGCACGGCGGTAGTAGCGGGCGGCTTTTTTCAGACGACCTGCATCTTCATAGAGGATACCGAGGTTGGATAATGCGATGATGCTGCCCGCGCGGGCGGCGAGTTTGTACCATTTTTTCGCCTGTTTTTTGCTGCGGCGCACGCCGTTGCCGTTGTAGTAGAGGAAGCCTATGTTGTTGCAGGCGGTTTCATCCGCTTGTAGGGCAGCGCGGGCGTACCATTTGTAGGCTTTGGTGTAGTTTCGGGGCAGACCGAGGTCTTTATCGTATAGGTAGCCGAGAGCGCGTTGAGCTTCGGCGCAACCTGCTTTGGCTGCTTTGCGGTAAAGCAGGCAGGCTGTCTTAATGTCTTTTTTGCAGCCGAGGCCGCGCTCGTTCAGCCAGCCGAGGCGGTAGGCTGCATAGGCTATATCGGGGTTTGTAATACTGTGTTGCTTAAAGGCACGTGTATACCATTTGCGGGCGCGGCGGTAGTCGGGCTTTTCTGCAAATTCGTACAGGCGGCCGAGGGATTCCTTTGCTTTTGGGTGACCGAGTTTGGCGGCACGGCGGTAATATTTTTCGGCTTTGGTGAGGTTTGGTTTGGCGCCTTCGCCGTACTGGCGGGCATTGCCGAGACCGAACCAGCCGTCTGGGCAGCCTTTTTTGGCGAGTTTGCGGTAGGCGGCGTAGGCTTCGTCAGAACAGACATAACTGAGGCATTCGAGCAGGGCGGCGCGGTAGAGGGATTTAGGATTCATGTTTCTGCCTTTCTGTTGGTTTCAGACGACTTGAATGGCTTTTTTGGAATTTTTCCCGACAGCAGTTGGGCGTGCTGCGGTTGATGCGTATGGGCGGTTGGTAAGGTTTTAATTTTTGTGTTTTTTGATTTTCAGACGACCCCAAAGGTCGTCTGAAAGCTTGTCGGAACAGGTTTGAACGGACGATAAACCAAGCGGCGGTCTGGCAACATGAAACGATAGTTCGGGTGGGACCAATTTATCTTATTTTCGTGTTTTTATAAACGGTTTAAATTGTGCGGTATGGATTTTTTGCTGAGAACGAGATGGTATCTGATTCGGTGAAGGATTGAGGTCGTCTGAAAACGTAAAAAGCATCCAACGCTTTGATTTTTAAAGGTGCAGGCTGCTTTTTTGTTCCTATTACGTCATGACGGTATTGCAACACCTATTCACAAAAAAACACAGTTTGATTGTAACGTTTCAAACATTTCCCCTATAATCCGCCTGTTTTCAATTTTCACATGCAAAGAAAGGAGCAGCCATGACACGCAATACTTCAATCCGCTCAATCACATTCTTTGCAGCCCAAGCGTCGGTCTGATTTTCGGACAACGCGTTTCCGCATTTCCCTATCGCCCGCTTCGGGCTGCTTTCCCATCAATCGGACAGAGGTCGTCTGAAAACGTCAGACGGCAGTCGGTATATTTTCAAACCGGACATTTTTTTTTGTTTTGTCGGTTTGGGCTCGTTTTGCCATCTGTCCGTTTTAAAGAAAGCATACACATGGGCAATTATCAAAATCCCCATCATATTCACATCATCGCTGATTCAGAAACCTGGATTGAAGGCAACGCCGTCGCTCAACTCGAAACCACCGCCAAGCTGCCGCACATGCTGCGCGTAGCCGGTATGCCTGATTTGCACGCGGGACGCGGTTATCCCGTTGGCGCAGCGTTTTTCAGCGACCGTCATTTTTACCCCGCGCTCATCGGCAATGATATCGGCTGCGGCATGGCGTTTTGGCAAACCGGTTTGTCCGCCGCCAAGCTCAAACCCGCTAAACTCGCCAAGCAGCTTGGCAACATCGATACGCCTTTGAGCCAAGACGAGCAAGAAGCCTTACTCGAAGAATCCGCATCCGATTATCCGTTTTCAGACGACCTCGCAGTCGGCACCATCGGCGGCGGCAATCACTTTGCCGAGTTGCAAACCGTTGAAACCGTTTACCGCAACGATTTGCTTCCCGCTGCCTTTGATTCAAACCGTTTGCAGTTGTTGGTACACAGCGGTTCGCGCGGCTTGGGGCAGCAAATTTTGCAACGCCACATCGAAGCCTACGGACATCGAGGTTTGGCGGAAGGCAGCGAGGCTGCGGCGGACTATCTTGCCGAACATCAGGTAGCCCTTGAGTTCGCCCGTTTAAACCGCCGTCTGATTGCCGCCAGAATGCTCGACCGCTGGCGCACGGAAGGCGAATGCCTGCTTGACGTGCATCACAATTTCCTCGAACAAGCCGAAATCGCGGGGCAAACCGGCTGGCTGCATCGCAAAGGCGCAACGCCCGCCGATAAAGGTCTAGTCATGATACCCGGCTCGCGCGGCGATTACAGCTATCTGGTTCTGCCGACCCAAGATTGTCAGATTTCGCTGAACACATTGGCACACGGCGCAGGACGGAAATGGCAGCGCGGCGAATGCAAAGGTCGCCTGTCGCACAAATATTCCGCCGACAGCCTGCGCCAAACCGCATTCGGCAGCGTAGTCGTTTGTCAGGATAAGGCTTTGATTTTTGAAGAAGCTCCGCAGGCTTATAAAAGCATAGACAGCGTCATTTCAGCCATGAAAAACGCAGGTCTGATTGAATTGGTCGCCCGCTTCAAACCTGTTTTGACTTATAAAACCAGCGGCGGATGTGGAGAATAAAAATGAAGCAAAATTTACAAACGATTTATCTGCAAATTTCTACCGCCCAAGGGCCTGCCGAATGCCGCATCTTTGCCCGTTTCGTATTGGGCAGGCTGCTTGCCGAGGCGAAGGCGGAAAGTGTTGAGGCGGAAATCATCTCCGAAACCGCCGATAAACACGGCATGATGTCGGCGGTGCTTAAATTGGACGGCAAGCATGCCGAAACTTTGGCACAGCGTTGGCAAGGGTCGCTCCAATGGATATGCGCCAGCCCCGTCCGCCCGAAGCATCCGCGTAAAAACTGGTATATCGGCGTTTTCCGCATGCCTGATATGCCTGATATGCCGTCTGAAAGCGAAATTGAGTTTCAATCCTGTCGTTCGGGCGGTAAAGGCGGGCAGCATGTAAATAAAACTGAAAGTGCCGTCCGTGCCACTCATAAAGCGAGCGGTATTTCCGTGCGCGTCGAAAGCGAACGCAGTCAGCATGCCAACAAAAAATTGGCTTTGACCCTGCTGACGCAAAAGCTGGCGGAACATCATGCCGGACAGACCGACAATTACGCCCGCGCACAGCACAGCCGGCTTTATCAGGTGGAACGCGGCAATCCGAAACGGACGTTCGCCGGAACGGAGTTTAAGGAGAAGCCGGATGCTAAATCTTGAGCTGAGGCTGCCGCTTTGGCAACGTCGTCATCCCCCGTGTTTTTAATATACGGGAAAAGGTCGTCTGAAAACCTGAATTTGGGTTTTCAGACGACCTTTTATCTGGCTATCAACATCCGGTCAATAAGAATCTGGAATGTGTTTGAAATACAGCATGACCAGATACCAAAACAACGTCGCTGCAGCTGCACCAAGCAGCACCCATGCGCTGATTTTGGCGACATCGCGCAGGGCACGTTTTTGCTTGCGGCTGAAGAGGCGGTTGATGATCAGCGCGGCAAGTGCGAAAAAGAAAAAAATACGGAAAAGTCTGCCTATCATATCGGGAAGCGGGGGAGGTCGTCTGAAAAAAGTATGGTTCGGGCGTGGCGGCATGGGGACGGATGTTTGAGCGCGTCGGGCTGCTTGTCCGACCGTGTCAAAAAGTCATGCCGTTTGCTATATAATAACGCTTTTCGCCGCATTTGTTGGAACAGGATATGAGTCAAAGTGCCTCGGTGGGCATTGTAACGCCCCAAAAAATTCCGTTTGAGATGCCGCTGGTTTTGGAAAACGGTAAAACTTTGCCGCGTTTCGATCTGATGATTGAAACCTACGGCGAGCTGAATGCCGAAAAAAACAATGCGGTTTTAATCTGCCATGCGCTGTCGGGCAACCATCATGTTGCGGGCAGGCATTCGGCGGAGGATAAATATGCGGGCTGGTGGGACAATATGGTCGGTCCCGGCAAACCGATTGATACGGAACGTTTTTTCGTGGTCGGTTTGAACAATCTGGGCGGCTGCGACGGCAGCAGCGGGCCTTTGTCGATCAATCCTGAAACGGGCAGGGAATACGGTGCGGATTTTCCGGTGGTTACGGTGAAGGACTGGGTAAAAT
The DNA window shown above is from Neisseria sicca and carries:
- a CDS encoding SIR2 family protein; translation: MKFTQADIDSIITAQENDNLTVFIGAGFSKFSETATIKFPSWGELMIALKNDLNTQETDFLKIAELYYLEFGEYKLYQKLREFVPLHAEPSDLHLQVFQLLKPKYVITTNWDNLLEKTVSNNGLFYDVIKTESDLIKSNLPKKLIKVHGSFDTHNIVFKEDDYLNYSINNPIFDNFLKHILSTTTVLFLGYSYSDSNLKQIIKWIEKNSEVSPPRFLLQKENYSSQRKYLENHGIKVLAPVSSSKNHEYKYLYEHFFSAIKNTKGGIILDNNEVSDTDVINYFYKKFSWIG
- a CDS encoding IS5 family transposase, whose translation is MSTFFQQTAQAMIAKHIDRFPLLKLDQVIDWQPIEQYLNRQRTRYLRDHRGRPAYPLLSMFKAVLLGQWHSLSDPELEHSLITRIDFNLFCRFDELNIPDYSTLCRYRNRLAQDDTLSELLELINRQLAEKNLKVEKASAAVVDATIIQTAGSKQRQAIEVDEEGQVSGQTTPSKDKDARWTKKNGLYRLGYKQHTRTDEEGYIEKLQITPANTHECNHLLPLLEGIAEGTTVYADKGYDSKENRQHLEEHQLLDGIMRKAHRNRPLTEVQTKRNRYLSKTRYVVEQSFGTLHRKFRYARAAYFGLLKVSAQSHLKAMCLNLLKAANRLSVPVAA
- a CDS encoding nitroreductase family protein — protein: MSSETVAMMQGFFRQFAESDFAIAGNAHAFGDWAAKQTYIALANMMTTAALIGIDSTPIEGFQKANVEKLLADKGLIGPREYGVSVMAAFGYRADEPKRAKTRQAVGDVVQWVE
- a CDS encoding MarR family winged helix-turn-helix transcriptional regulator; this translates as MTAHADAPALAVAQWKREMPELAAENMLLIGRLKRTAALISRELDKVYAQYGLAEGSFDVLATLRRSGAPYTLTPTELFSSLMVTSGTMTTRLKNLENQGLIDRLPNPDDARSMLVRLTDKGKELIEKALFPHVENEKRLMKKLDLKTKTSLEYGLETWLEVLEGSR
- a CDS encoding tetratricopeptide repeat protein — encoded protein: MNPKSLYRAALLECLSYVCSDEAYAAYRKLAKKGCPDGWFGLGNARQYGEGAKPNLTKAEKYYRRAAKLGHPKAKESLGRLYEFAEKPDYRRARKWYTRAFKQHSITNPDIAYAAYRLGWLNERGLGCKKDIKTACLLYRKAAKAGCAEAQRALGYLYDKDLGLPRNYTKAYKWYARAALQADETACNNIGFLYYNGNGVRRSKKQAKKWYKLAARAGSIIALSNLGILYEDAGRLKKAARYYRRAAEAGNKYAAKQLKRLEKKKSAQ
- a CDS encoding RNA ligase RtcB family protein: MGNYQNPHHIHIIADSETWIEGNAVAQLETTAKLPHMLRVAGMPDLHAGRGYPVGAAFFSDRHFYPALIGNDIGCGMAFWQTGLSAAKLKPAKLAKQLGNIDTPLSQDEQEALLEESASDYPFSDDLAVGTIGGGNHFAELQTVETVYRNDLLPAAFDSNRLQLLVHSGSRGLGQQILQRHIEAYGHRGLAEGSEAAADYLAEHQVALEFARLNRRLIAARMLDRWRTEGECLLDVHHNFLEQAEIAGQTGWLHRKGATPADKGLVMIPGSRGDYSYLVLPTQDCQISLNTLAHGAGRKWQRGECKGRLSHKYSADSLRQTAFGSVVVCQDKALIFEEAPQAYKSIDSVISAMKNAGLIELVARFKPVLTYKTSGGCGE
- the prfH gene encoding peptide chain release factor H, coding for MKQNLQTIYLQISTAQGPAECRIFARFVLGRLLAEAKAESVEAEIISETADKHGMMSAVLKLDGKHAETLAQRWQGSLQWICASPVRPKHPRKNWYIGVFRMPDMPDMPSESEIEFQSCRSGGKGGQHVNKTESAVRATHKASGISVRVESERSQHANKKLALTLLTQKLAEHHAGQTDNYARAQHSRLYQVERGNPKRTFAGTEFKEKPDAKS
- a CDS encoding protein MIGRI yields the protein MIGRLFRIFFFFALAALIINRLFSRKQKRALRDVAKISAWVLLGAAAATLFWYLVMLYFKHIPDSY